From Nguyenibacter vanlangensis, one genomic window encodes:
- the flgA gene encoding flagellar basal body P-ring formation chaperone FlgA, translating into MSARAAIAGVIAAGFVMAHPAHGGAATLRNATVIASGTVRLSDLFADLEPGQDQVLGPAPAPGASIQVGGGQLMAIADQYGVDWLDRSPSAMTTITRAGRILDKTFFSELVRKNLPDIGSGPVSVALVNFHPIMVAPDDPRPIVLSDVDWDQRSGWFSATAYRSQPTGDATQDSFLLTGTVHAARRVLVFAHALPAGAVLSASDLQMDDAYTGHIASRAFTDAGDVDGMTLTRGVVAGEAVLDQDLHRTVLMHKGDPVLVAFTAPGVHLTATGRVLDDGGAGQYVRALNLASGMIVTGRVTNASEIEVEAGSGAVRSDPGVLRRLTASARDDARATLSLR; encoded by the coding sequence ATGTCGGCGCGGGCGGCAATCGCGGGCGTGATCGCGGCCGGCTTCGTGATGGCACATCCCGCGCATGGCGGGGCCGCGACATTGCGGAATGCGACGGTCATCGCGTCGGGCACCGTGAGATTGTCGGACCTGTTCGCGGACCTGGAGCCGGGCCAGGACCAGGTGCTGGGCCCCGCCCCCGCGCCCGGTGCAAGCATCCAGGTCGGCGGCGGCCAGTTGATGGCCATCGCCGACCAGTACGGCGTCGACTGGCTCGATCGGTCTCCATCGGCCATGACGACGATCACCCGTGCGGGCCGCATCCTGGACAAAACCTTCTTTTCCGAACTCGTCAGGAAAAACCTGCCGGATATCGGCAGCGGCCCCGTGTCCGTGGCACTTGTCAATTTCCACCCCATCATGGTTGCGCCGGACGATCCGAGGCCGATCGTCCTGTCCGACGTCGACTGGGACCAGCGCAGCGGGTGGTTTTCCGCGACGGCCTATCGCAGCCAGCCCACGGGGGATGCCACGCAGGATTCTTTCCTGCTGACCGGCACGGTGCATGCGGCACGCAGGGTGCTGGTCTTCGCGCACGCATTGCCTGCCGGGGCCGTGCTCTCGGCGTCCGACCTGCAGATGGATGACGCCTATACCGGCCACATCGCGAGCAGGGCCTTCACCGATGCGGGCGACGTGGACGGGATGACCCTGACGCGCGGCGTGGTCGCGGGCGAAGCCGTCCTGGATCAGGACCTGCACAGGACCGTGCTGATGCACAAGGGAGACCCGGTACTGGTCGCCTTTACCGCCCCCGGCGTTCATCTGACGGCGACGGGACGCGTCCTGGACGATGGAGGGGCGGGTCAGTATGTGCGCGCCCTTAACCTGGCGAGCGGCATGATCGTGACGGGCCGTGTGACGAACGCGTCGGAAATCGAGGTCGAGGCGGGGTCGGGTGCGGTGCGCTCCGATCCGGGCGTCCTGCGGCGTCTGACGGCGTCCGCCCGCGACGATGCGCGGGCGACCCTGTCCTTGCGGTAG
- the fliG gene encoding flagellar motor switch protein FliG: METALAVEGQNFAVPHLSGPQKAAVLMLAVGRDQAAKILKLLHEDEIRDISVAMASLGIVKAQIVEAVCQEFTKNFESPDGLVGTYETTEEFLRKALPQDQVEKIMDEIRGPSGRTMWDKLGNVQESVLANYLRGEYPQTAAVILSRLQPAHAARVLALLPEDYATDVMMRILHMETVQRDVLDSVEATLRSEFIASLGRSAKQDSYELLAEVFNNFDRKTEIRLTEAMDRRNQEDMEKVKALMFTFEDIKRLPYDSLRQVVAQIDREKLPLALKGAAETERKLFLQCMSKRAGSILLEEIAALGPVRLKDVDAAQADIVATIKTMANAGEIDLTDNSGNDEIIP, from the coding sequence ATGGAAACGGCGCTGGCCGTCGAAGGACAGAATTTCGCTGTTCCGCATCTGAGCGGCCCGCAGAAGGCCGCTGTCCTTATGCTGGCCGTGGGGCGGGATCAGGCGGCGAAAATCCTGAAACTTCTGCATGAAGACGAAATCCGGGACATTTCCGTCGCCATGGCGAGCCTGGGGATCGTGAAAGCCCAGATCGTGGAAGCCGTGTGCCAGGAGTTCACGAAAAACTTCGAATCGCCGGACGGGCTGGTCGGAACATACGAGACCACGGAAGAGTTTCTGCGCAAGGCCCTGCCGCAGGACCAGGTCGAGAAGATCATGGACGAGATCCGTGGTCCGAGCGGCCGGACGATGTGGGACAAGCTGGGCAATGTGCAGGAGAGCGTGCTTGCCAACTATCTCCGCGGCGAATATCCGCAGACCGCCGCCGTCATCCTCAGCCGCCTGCAGCCCGCCCATGCCGCGCGCGTCCTGGCGTTGCTGCCCGAGGACTATGCGACCGACGTCATGATGCGGATATTGCACATGGAAACGGTGCAACGGGACGTTCTGGACAGCGTCGAGGCCACGCTGCGTTCCGAGTTCATTGCGTCTCTGGGACGTTCGGCCAAGCAGGACAGTTACGAACTGCTTGCGGAAGTCTTCAACAATTTCGACCGCAAGACGGAAATCCGCCTGACGGAGGCCATGGACAGGCGCAACCAGGAGGATATGGAGAAGGTGAAGGCGCTTATGTTCACCTTCGAAGACATCAAGCGCCTGCCGTACGATTCCCTCCGGCAGGTCGTCGCCCAGATCGATCGCGAGAAGCTGCCGCTTGCGCTGAAGGGCGCGGCGGAGACGGAACGGAAGCTGTTCCTGCAATGCATGTCGAAACGCGCGGGAAGCATCCTGCTGGAAGAGATCGCCGCCCTGGGGCCTGTACGCCTGAAAGACGTCGACGCGGCGCAAGCCGACATTGTCGCGACCATCAAGACCATGGCGAATGCCGGCGAGATCGACCTGACCGACAATAGCGGCAATGACGAGATCATTCCATGA
- a CDS encoding tetratricopeptide repeat-containing glycosyltransferase family protein, whose product MPHDAFPPASGPSSGATAQRRADPEGSGEALQRAGRLQEAEQAYRAVLADNPDDARTLSNYGGLLCTLGAFDAAYELLARAVALDPALTDGWSNFGNVLLQTQRYDEAIAAYRNCLQRNPVHPLALSNLGLALDHRGEHELAQKFHQVAVALTPENAQTRTNHALSLLAQGKYLEGFREYEWRWTTFDSRRNAMSAPLWNGEDFRGRTLLIHTEGGFGDMIQFSRFFPCAAERGGRTLIRARRELLTLFRHSFPDQTFVSEEDEIPPHDLQCPALSLPRALGTTLTTIPSAGGFLRADPDKMSFWRGVLQDDAMKDGRRVRSLRVGLVWAGAPHQEIRAAELADRRRSTDLATFAPLADAAPDAVFYSLQLGERAGQAGEPPAGMRLIDHTSLLRDFSDTAALIGTLDLVISVDTSTAHIAAGLGKPVWMLSRYDQCWRWLSGRTDSPWYDSLRLYQQTRPLDWSDPMHRVRADLCALVETRLSVTARGRSA is encoded by the coding sequence ATGCCACATGATGCCTTCCCGCCCGCTTCCGGGCCGTCTTCTGGAGCGACGGCACAACGGAGGGCCGATCCGGAAGGGAGCGGAGAGGCGCTGCAACGCGCCGGACGCCTGCAGGAGGCGGAACAGGCTTATCGGGCCGTGCTGGCCGACAATCCGGACGACGCCCGGACCCTGAGCAATTATGGCGGGCTGCTCTGCACCCTCGGCGCGTTTGACGCAGCGTATGAATTGCTGGCGCGCGCGGTGGCGCTTGATCCGGCCCTGACGGACGGCTGGTCGAATTTCGGCAATGTCCTGTTACAGACACAGCGTTACGACGAGGCCATTGCCGCCTACAGGAACTGTCTCCAGCGCAATCCTGTCCATCCCCTTGCCCTCAGCAATCTCGGGTTGGCCCTCGATCATCGCGGAGAGCATGAACTGGCCCAGAAATTTCATCAGGTCGCCGTGGCGCTGACGCCCGAGAATGCGCAAACCCGGACGAACCATGCCTTGTCCCTTCTGGCCCAGGGCAAGTATCTTGAAGGTTTCCGGGAATATGAATGGCGTTGGACGACGTTCGATTCGCGTCGTAACGCGATGAGCGCGCCGCTCTGGAATGGTGAAGATTTTCGGGGCCGGACCTTGCTGATCCATACGGAAGGCGGTTTTGGAGACATGATCCAGTTCTCCCGCTTCTTCCCGTGCGCGGCGGAACGGGGCGGCCGGACCCTGATCAGGGCGAGGCGGGAATTGCTGACCCTGTTCCGGCACTCCTTTCCGGACCAGACATTCGTGTCGGAAGAGGATGAGATCCCGCCCCATGACCTGCAATGTCCGGCACTCAGCCTGCCGCGGGCGCTGGGCACGACGTTGACGACCATCCCGTCGGCGGGCGGGTTTCTTCGGGCCGATCCGGATAAAATGTCGTTCTGGCGCGGGGTACTTCAGGACGACGCCATGAAAGATGGGCGACGGGTGCGGTCGCTGCGCGTCGGTCTTGTCTGGGCGGGAGCGCCGCATCAGGAAATTCGTGCGGCCGAGCTTGCCGACCGGCGCCGTTCGACCGATCTCGCGACATTCGCGCCGCTTGCCGATGCCGCCCCGGATGCCGTGTTCTACAGCCTGCAGCTTGGAGAACGGGCCGGGCAGGCCGGGGAGCCGCCGGCGGGGATGCGTCTGATCGACCATACATCCCTGCTGCGCGATTTCAGCGATACGGCGGCACTGATCGGCACGCTGGACCTGGTGATCAGTGTCGATACATCGACCGCACACATAGCGGCCGGGCTGGGGAAGCCGGTCTGGATGCTTTCCCGTTACGACCAGTGCTGGCGATGGCTGTCGGGCCGCACCGATTCTCCGTGGTACGACAGTTTGCGCCTTTACCAGCAGACCAGACCGCTCGACTGGTCGGACCCCATGCACCGTGTCCGTGCCGATCTATGCGCGCTTGTGGAGACCCGTCTGTCCGTGACCGCCCGCGGCCGGAGCGCGTAG
- the fliF gene encoding flagellar basal-body MS-ring/collar protein FliF produces the protein MQNILAGLKGLGRTRLAVLGVAATILLTALGIFAFRSGGQPMALLYGDLDLNEAAQMVDDLGKAHIASTTSTDGTSLYVPRDQVASARLLLAKDGLPSGGAVGYELFDKSGTLTSTQFEQTINETRAMEGELERSIRLLHGVRNVRVHLVLPHRDLFSTQTSPSQASVVLDIGRAGRMAPDGIQAIQNLVAAAVPGLRPQNISIVDTRGDVLAKPGDPDSAAGQESALEKFRYAEEQRLAQAAEDMLVPILGAGHVRARAAVTMNTDEIRETDESYDPNQQVLRSQQTTTDKSANTEANPNTSVANNLPNANANQANRTGSSDDREEETDNYEIGKRVRVVSQTRPRVSRISLAVMVDGTFTKDKTGNQVWKPLDDAELARLSTLVETAIGYDKSRGDAVNVVSMRFMPDNGVGLPAESSSLFSRDTLIYVAEWVIPILLALGAIFVAVRPMLWRGKANTPALAARTELEVLQGAPAATARIAGTASPAALAPILAGDDETVSIDGVEGKMRMVAIAKVAARMEESPRETVFIIRNWLAAPDSRAGAGA, from the coding sequence ATGCAGAATATATTGGCTGGCCTGAAAGGGCTCGGGCGGACGCGGCTTGCGGTGTTGGGAGTCGCGGCGACGATTCTCCTTACGGCTCTGGGCATTTTCGCCTTTCGGAGCGGCGGCCAGCCGATGGCTCTGTTATATGGCGATCTCGACCTGAATGAGGCAGCCCAGATGGTCGACGATCTGGGCAAGGCGCATATCGCCTCGACGACCAGCACGGATGGCACGAGCCTCTATGTCCCGCGGGACCAGGTGGCCAGTGCGCGGTTGCTGCTTGCCAAGGATGGCCTGCCCAGCGGCGGCGCCGTCGGGTACGAGCTTTTCGACAAAAGCGGCACCCTGACCAGCACGCAGTTCGAACAGACCATCAACGAAACCAGGGCGATGGAAGGCGAACTTGAACGTTCGATTCGCCTGCTTCACGGGGTGCGCAACGTTCGGGTTCACCTTGTTCTTCCGCATCGCGATCTTTTTTCGACCCAGACCAGCCCGTCGCAGGCCAGTGTGGTGCTTGATATCGGCAGGGCTGGCCGCATGGCGCCGGACGGCATCCAGGCCATTCAGAATCTGGTCGCGGCGGCCGTTCCCGGCCTGCGCCCGCAGAATATTTCCATCGTCGACACGCGCGGCGACGTTCTGGCGAAGCCTGGGGATCCTGACAGCGCGGCGGGCCAGGAATCCGCCCTTGAGAAGTTCCGCTACGCCGAAGAGCAGCGTCTGGCGCAGGCCGCGGAAGACATGCTGGTACCCATCCTGGGGGCGGGCCATGTCCGCGCCCGGGCGGCCGTTACCATGAACACCGACGAAATCCGCGAAACGGATGAAAGCTACGACCCGAATCAGCAGGTCCTGAGATCGCAGCAGACGACGACCGACAAGAGCGCCAATACCGAAGCGAACCCGAATACCTCGGTGGCGAACAATCTGCCGAACGCCAACGCGAACCAGGCCAACAGGACCGGTTCGAGCGACGACCGGGAGGAAGAAACCGACAATTACGAGATCGGCAAGCGGGTCCGCGTCGTCAGCCAGACACGCCCCCGCGTGTCCAGGATCAGCCTGGCCGTCATGGTCGATGGCACATTTACGAAGGACAAGACCGGAAACCAGGTCTGGAAGCCGCTGGACGATGCCGAGCTGGCCCGGCTTTCGACACTCGTCGAGACGGCAATCGGATATGACAAAAGCCGTGGCGACGCGGTCAATGTCGTTTCCATGCGGTTCATGCCGGATAACGGGGTTGGCCTTCCGGCGGAAAGCAGCAGCCTGTTCAGCCGGGATACGCTTATCTATGTGGCCGAATGGGTCATTCCCATCCTGCTGGCGCTGGGCGCCATCTTCGTCGCGGTCCGGCCCATGCTCTGGCGTGGCAAGGCCAACACGCCGGCCCTGGCGGCGCGAACCGAGCTGGAGGTCCTGCAGGGCGCACCTGCCGCGACGGCCCGGATCGCGGGCACCGCGTCGCCCGCGGCGCTGGCGCCGATCCTTGCCGGCGATGACGAAACGGTCAGCATCGACGGGGTCGAAGGGAAGATGCGCATGGTCGCGATTGCGAAAGTGGCGGCCCGTATGGAGGAGAGTCCCCGCGAGACCGTCTTTATCATCCGGAACTGGCTGGCCGCGCCGGATTCCAGGGCGGGAGCGGGAGCGTGA
- a CDS encoding sugar ABC transporter permease, with product MTQAPTIEPPLPHPATGAAQAARGMLRAEHVKGLFARYKILALLVAIAIIWAFFAWQTDGDFLTARNLSNLLRQMAITGMLASGMVFVIISGEIDLSVGSMLGLLGGLAAILDNQYHLPLYVTVPAVLLLGALLGAFNGYWVAYLRIPSFIVTLAGLLAWRGVLLGTTGGVTIAPISPGFVAIAQSYLPRYASYGLGIVVFATLAVSVLRNRAKRAEYGLPVPSMVLDAARLAGYAVAIAAFFGILDAYRGVPLPVLMVLILLGVFTLMARRSVFGRRIYAIGGNLEATRLSGINVQLVKLCVFALMGAMAALAGIATTARLAAGSPSAGSLQELDAIASCIIGGTSMRGGAGTVFGALIGALIMATLDNGMSMQGVDTYWQMIVKGVILLLAVWLDVATTPKR from the coding sequence ATGACCCAAGCGCCGACCATCGAGCCCCCCCTGCCCCATCCCGCGACCGGCGCGGCCCAGGCCGCGCGGGGGATGCTGCGCGCCGAACATGTCAAGGGATTGTTCGCGCGCTATAAGATCCTGGCGCTGCTGGTGGCGATCGCCATCATCTGGGCCTTCTTCGCCTGGCAGACGGACGGGGATTTCCTGACCGCGCGCAATCTGTCGAACCTGCTGCGGCAGATGGCGATTACCGGCATGCTGGCCAGCGGCATGGTCTTCGTGATCATCTCGGGCGAGATCGACCTGTCGGTCGGCTCGATGCTGGGATTGCTGGGCGGGCTGGCGGCGATCCTGGACAACCAGTACCACCTGCCGCTTTACGTCACGGTGCCGGCGGTGCTGCTGCTGGGCGCGCTGCTGGGCGCGTTCAACGGCTATTGGGTGGCCTATCTGCGGATTCCGTCCTTCATCGTGACCCTGGCGGGATTGCTGGCCTGGCGCGGCGTGCTGCTGGGCACCACGGGCGGGGTGACGATCGCGCCGATCTCGCCCGGGTTCGTCGCCATCGCGCAGAGCTATCTGCCGCGCTATGCCAGCTATGGGCTGGGGATCGTGGTCTTCGCGACGCTGGCCGTCTCGGTGCTGCGCAACCGCGCCAAGCGCGCGGAATACGGGCTGCCGGTCCCGTCGATGGTGCTGGATGCGGCCCGGCTGGCGGGCTATGCGGTGGCGATCGCGGCCTTCTTCGGCATTCTGGATGCCTATCGCGGCGTGCCGCTGCCGGTGCTGATGGTGCTGATCCTGCTGGGCGTCTTTACGCTGATGGCGCGGCGCAGCGTGTTCGGCCGCCGCATCTATGCGATCGGCGGCAATCTGGAAGCGACGAGGCTGTCGGGCATCAATGTCCAACTGGTCAAGCTGTGCGTCTTCGCGCTGATGGGGGCGATGGCCGCGCTGGCGGGCATTGCCACCACGGCCCGGCTGGCGGCCGGCTCGCCCTCGGCCGGGTCGCTGCAGGAGCTGGACGCGATCGCCTCATGCATCATCGGCGGCACGTCGATGCGCGGCGGAGCGGGCACCGTGTTCGGGGCGCTGATCGGCGCGCTGATCATGGCCACGCTGGATAACGGCATGTCCATGCAGGGCGTGGACACGTACTGGCAGATGATCGTCAAGGGCGTCATCCTGTTGCTGGCGGTCTGGCTGGACGTGGCGACCACGCCCAAGCGGTAG
- the flgG gene encoding flagellar basal-body rod protein FlgG: protein MRSLDIAATGMQAQTTNVETISNNIANMTTTGYKRRRAEFQDLIYQDLRRAGTMSSDTGDLVPAGAQIGLGVRTAGIYRINEQGSLEQTGNSLDMAIEGSGYFRVTLPSGEYAYTRDGTFSLSQDGTIVTADGYPLAPNISLPSNAENITIDQTGQVQYTISGQTTSQVAGQIQLATFQNENGLAAMGQNLFTETTSSGTANLGTPQSQGYGSVQQGFIEESAVNVVTEITDLITAQRAYEMNSQVITASDQMLQTLTNLK from the coding sequence ATGCGCTCTCTTGATATCGCCGCCACGGGCATGCAGGCCCAGACGACGAACGTCGAGACGATTTCCAACAACATCGCCAACATGACCACGACCGGCTACAAGCGCCGCCGGGCCGAATTTCAGGACCTGATCTATCAGGATCTCCGGCGCGCCGGCACCATGAGTTCCGACACGGGCGACCTTGTCCCGGCGGGCGCGCAGATCGGCCTTGGCGTCCGCACGGCCGGGATCTACCGGATCAACGAACAGGGCTCGCTGGAGCAGACCGGCAATTCGCTCGACATGGCGATCGAAGGATCCGGCTATTTCCGGGTGACCTTGCCGTCGGGCGAATATGCCTATACGCGCGACGGCACGTTCTCGCTGTCGCAGGATGGTACCATCGTGACGGCGGACGGCTATCCGCTTGCGCCCAATATCAGCCTGCCGAGCAACGCCGAGAACATCACCATCGATCAGACCGGCCAGGTTCAGTACACGATATCCGGCCAGACGACCTCGCAGGTCGCGGGACAGATCCAGCTTGCCACCTTCCAGAACGAGAACGGCCTGGCGGCAATGGGGCAGAACCTCTTTACGGAGACGACCTCGTCGGGCACCGCGAATCTCGGCACGCCCCAGAGCCAGGGATACGGATCGGTCCAGCAGGGCTTCATCGAGGAATCCGCCGTCAACGTGGTGACAGAGATCACCGATCTGATCACCGCGCAGCGCGCTTATGAAATGAACAGCCAGGTCATCACGGCCTCCGACCAGATGCTTCAGACATTGACGAACCTGAAATAG
- a CDS encoding MmcQ/YjbR family DNA-binding protein has translation MMTVDDFNAFCRALPATTYVMQWGGAHVWKVGGKVFAIGSVDGARLMVTFKAGELFYEILRERPGLRPAPYLASRGLKWIQHFAAPGPGGDRLGDDGPGDDELRDHIRRSHRMVAQGLSKKARAELGLGAA, from the coding sequence ATGATGACGGTAGACGATTTCAATGCATTCTGCCGCGCGCTGCCCGCGACCACCTATGTGATGCAATGGGGCGGCGCGCATGTCTGGAAGGTCGGCGGCAAGGTCTTTGCGATCGGCAGCGTGGACGGCGCGCGGCTGATGGTCACCTTCAAGGCCGGCGAGCTGTTCTATGAGATCCTGCGGGAGCGCCCCGGACTGCGCCCGGCGCCCTATCTGGCCTCACGCGGGCTGAAATGGATCCAGCATTTCGCGGCGCCGGGCCCTGGTGGTGACAGACTGGGTGATGACGGACCGGGCGATGACGAGCTGCGCGACCATATCCGCCGATCCCACCGGATGGTCGCGCAGGGCCTGTCGAAGAAGGCGCGGGCCGAACTCGGCCTGGGCGCCGCGTAG
- the fliN gene encoding flagellar motor switch protein FliN, protein MSADNGYIGLEDFSTTGSDAPSAPSSSGKAEQHDQNKAAIGTGQMEAIYDIPVKITAVIGTATMPVSQLLRLGRGAVVELDKKLGEAVDIYANNRLIARGEVVVVDDSHIGVTMTEILSSSPGSSS, encoded by the coding sequence ATGAGTGCAGACAATGGATATATCGGGCTGGAGGATTTTTCCACCACGGGTTCGGACGCCCCCTCTGCGCCTTCATCGTCCGGGAAGGCCGAGCAGCACGACCAGAATAAAGCGGCGATCGGCACCGGCCAGATGGAGGCGATTTATGACATCCCGGTCAAGATCACGGCCGTGATCGGGACGGCGACGATGCCGGTGAGCCAGTTGCTGCGGCTGGGGCGCGGCGCGGTCGTGGAGCTGGACAAGAAGCTGGGAGAAGCGGTGGATATCTATGCGAACAACCGGCTGATCGCACGGGGAGAGGTCGTGGTGGTCGATGACAGCCATATCGGCGTGACGATGACCGAGATCCTGTCATCCTCTCCGGGCTCGTCCAGCTAG
- the flgH gene encoding flagellar basal body L-ring protein FlgH, which yields MRAALSGVALVSAAMTGLLCLSACSGLSDLSEQGHPPRMTTTSDPTQAPDYRPVTMPMPPLQPPPTEVGSLWRPGSRAFFRDQRASQVGDLLTIKVDIADNAALTNDTSASGSGTETFGIPNLFGLQGKALSSATALHTSSTNANTATGTITRNETVTLSLAGTITQVLPNGNFVVVARQEVRINGELRQLMVSGVVRPQDITEDNTVTHDRIAEARISYGGRGQLTKMQMPRYGQQILDSILPF from the coding sequence ATGAGAGCCGCTTTGTCCGGAGTTGCCCTGGTTAGCGCCGCGATGACCGGGCTGCTGTGCCTGTCCGCCTGTTCGGGCCTGTCGGACCTGAGCGAGCAGGGGCATCCGCCGCGCATGACCACGACATCGGACCCGACGCAGGCGCCCGACTATCGCCCCGTCACGATGCCGATGCCGCCGCTGCAGCCGCCCCCCACGGAGGTCGGAAGCCTGTGGCGGCCGGGGAGCCGGGCATTCTTCAGGGACCAGCGGGCGTCGCAGGTCGGGGATCTGCTGACGATCAAGGTCGATATCGCCGACAATGCGGCCCTGACCAACGATACGTCGGCGTCCGGCAGCGGGACGGAGACTTTCGGCATTCCCAACCTTTTCGGCTTGCAGGGCAAGGCTTTGTCGAGCGCGACGGCCCTTCATACGAGCAGTACGAATGCCAATACGGCGACCGGCACGATCACGCGGAACGAAACGGTCACGCTCTCCCTGGCCGGAACGATCACGCAGGTCCTTCCGAACGGTAATTTCGTGGTCGTCGCCCGCCAGGAAGTCAGGATCAACGGCGAATTGCGCCAGCTTATGGTCAGCGGTGTCGTCAGGCCGCAGGATATTACGGAGGACAACACCGTGACGCACGACAGAATCGCCGAGGCGCGAATTTCGTACGGCGGCCGTGGACAATTGACCAAGATGCAGATGCCACGGTACGGGCAGCAGATTCTTGATAGCATATTGCCGTTTTGA
- a CDS encoding MotE family protein: MTLLLAMNMHALAGHLKDDGVEAGAPAGQAAPLQMAAASTSDTMASTYSAARNAAEGWTSVLSSDGNGRAIAPAAPAPDRMSAKKTGMSDADCPRGIACAGAGTVATGRSGESDPGVDRAETDLVKDILARRSDIDSEQKDLEAQRHILDAARSALDAKMRDLDTSMAALAEKQEAHRETMSAETDRLVKIYEDMPPKEAAAVFDIMDIHVLVSVANRMTPRKISAVMGYMMPERVNLVSQYMAGVRSFRSSRLPFGGDGRSGPAATDMGAPSWWLKSPSGQGPADQDPLKLSRQ; this comes from the coding sequence ATGACGCTTCTTCTTGCCATGAACATGCATGCGCTTGCCGGACACCTGAAGGATGACGGGGTCGAGGCGGGCGCTCCGGCCGGACAGGCGGCGCCATTGCAGATGGCCGCGGCCAGCACGTCGGATACGATGGCGAGCACCTATTCCGCGGCGAGAAATGCCGCGGAAGGCTGGACGTCGGTTCTTTCCTCCGACGGGAACGGCAGGGCGATCGCGCCTGCCGCGCCCGCCCCCGACCGCATGTCGGCAAAGAAGACCGGCATGTCCGATGCGGACTGCCCGCGGGGCATCGCCTGCGCGGGAGCCGGGACGGTCGCCACAGGCCGGAGCGGAGAGTCCGACCCGGGGGTCGACAGGGCCGAGACGGATCTCGTCAAGGATATTCTGGCCCGGCGGTCGGACATCGACAGCGAACAGAAGGATCTGGAGGCGCAGAGGCACATCCTCGATGCGGCCAGGTCGGCCCTCGACGCGAAGATGCGCGACCTTGATACGTCCATGGCCGCGCTGGCCGAGAAGCAGGAGGCGCATCGGGAGACCATGTCCGCCGAGACCGACAGGCTGGTGAAGATATACGAGGACATGCCCCCCAAGGAGGCCGCCGCGGTCTTCGACATCATGGATATCCATGTGCTCGTCTCGGTGGCCAACAGGATGACCCCCCGGAAGATCTCGGCCGTCATGGGATATATGATGCCTGAACGCGTGAATCTCGTGTCGCAATACATGGCGGGCGTGCGGAGTTTCCGTTCTTCGCGCCTGCCCTTCGGCGGCGATGGAAGGAGCGGGCCGGCGGCGACGGATATGGGTGCGCCGTCCTGGTGGCTGAAGAGCCCGTCCGGGCAAGGTCCGGCCGATCAGGATCCGCTGAAGCTATCGCGCCAGTAG